Genomic segment of Dactylococcopsis salina PCC 8305:
CATTTTTCGCTTCTCCTGGCACACCGACGACATGAGTTCCCGCTTCGTAGGTGACTAAATCTAAGCCATAGTTTGTGGCGATTTGATTGTAGTGTTTAAACCCCTCGATCGTATCTAAAACCGAGTCTCCAGGATCAGGAAGTAACGTATCGTTTCCCCCTAATGCTTGTAATGCTTTATCGAAAGCCGCTTCGCGATCGTCTTGTATCCAACTTTTTACAGTTTCATAATTCTCTGTTGAGTGTCCTAAACGTCCACTAAAATAGCCTGTAATCCCAAAGGCATCAAACAGGGTATAAGGTGCGGGATTTCCTTCGGCAACCCATTTCGGTGCTTCTAAAATATACTTTGCTAATGCTTTATAACCCGTTTGGGTGGAAATGACTTTTACCAGACGATCGTCCGCTTCTTCCCCATACACTTCATCGAGGATTTGCGCCATCTGCGCCGATCGCATTCCATACCATTGTACCCAAGCTGTCCCAACATCTTCTCCCCATCGTTCTTGACCTTCTCTATGTGCATATTGTGCCTGTTCAAATTGCCAATTCCAAACCTCATTAGAAAATTCAAAATGGGCTTTTAAGTCGGGATCAAGTTGTTCTTTAACCGTTGCGGCAAAATTCTGAATATATTCATCTGTTGCTTGATGAGGAATAGTAAACCAAGGATCAATTCCTGTTTGATTCGCGAGTTCAATCATCACCTCTAAAGGAGCGCCACTTGTCCAAGATGCGTCATCAACTTGCGTTCTATCACTCCACTGAGAAACATCAGAATTATTAGTATTCATCCAATCCATGAAACGAAGGGAACGGAAGTCTTCAATTTTATCGATCCATTCAGGATTAAATGTTGCTCCTGCTTCGTATAAATCTAATTGATCTTCACGGATAACTCGGATATTGCGAATATAATTTCCTGTGTTATTTGGGTCGGTTTCAGTAATATTAATTCCTAATAAGTTTCCTTGGGGAGTAAAGTCAATTACATCTCGTCCAGGTTCTGATTCACTTTCTATTTTGTCGCCACTTAAGGTATATTCAATTGTCCCTTCTCCCTCATACAAAACAACATATCGACCTCCCTCAACTGCTTCTGCTTCCATATCAGTAAACAGAACTGTTCCCATCGCTGCGGTTTTTCCATCAACCACAGGAAGTGAGATCGGATAATTGTTTTCATCGAGATTAAATTCCTCTTCTGGGACTCCTCCCCAATCATATCCATAAGAATTTGGCTGATGTCCAATCCAATTTCTCGCTGACTTAAAGTGATTAATAAATGGTAATTGAGTTGACCAATCGGTAATTCCATTTAGTCCCATTCCGAGACTCGGATTAGTTAAACTTTGGGTCGATGCTAAGGAGTTAGTCATAGTTAAATTGTTTCTAACAATATTAAGACTTAAAATTAGAACGAGAGAAATAATAAATAAAAGGGCGTACTTTAAGAATAGATATCTTTGCTTGTTGATATCGATTAAGTTTATGAAAAAAGGGTTGTTTACTTTTTTCTTATTCATTCATAGTAAATGATATGAAGTGATTTTACATCCGTGAAATTACCCAAATCGAAGACATCGAATACTTCTGTTTTCTACTAATTGAAAACACGAAAATTTTAATCTAATTTCACAATAAAAAATAGTGCTTATCATCACTTTTAAGCGATTTGATCACCTGATTCTCTTCTCGGAGTGAAAAAATCCGACTACAGAAGTACGGTTTCACCGACGGCAGAAGACAAAGACATTGTTAAGGTAGAAGATGTAAGATGACCAGTTAAGGTTAATCGTAAATTGTCTTTGGTTGTGATTGAATCAATCAAGGAAGTAGAAGGAGATTAAAAATGATGAATCAAAGCCAACCGCATCAAAATTCCGAATTTTTTGAAAATGGCGGAGAAGGGAAAAATCATCTCTGGCATTATGTCCAATCTCTAAACCCTGAAGTAGTGGAACAATTGTCCCATCCTCACTCCCAAGAGGTGTTTCAGGTGATGGAACGTAATATTGTTGGGCTTTTGGGTGGACTGCCTTCAGACCAGTTTAATGTTAGCATTAGCACCAGTCGGGAACATTTGGGACGATTATTAGCTTCGGCGATGATGAGTGGCTATTTTCTCCGTAATGCTGAACAACGGATGAATTTTGAAAAATCTTTACAAGCGGCGGAACATAGTTCATCTCAAAGTGACAGCAATGAGTCTCAATAATTTGGATAATTACTTTTTCTGTCGTCTCAAAGCTCGTTCCCGACGGGCTTTTTTTTGAAATGTGGCAAGGATGGGAAGTCGAAACTTGGGATCGATCGCTGCGAGAATGGTATCAGCGTCACGGTCGCGCTCTGCCTTGGCGCAAGACAACTGATCCTTATGCGATTTGGGTTTCGGAAATTATGTTACAGCAAACCCAGGTCAAAACGGTAATTCCCTATTATTATCGTTGGTTAGAGAGGTTTCCCGATATCCCAACGTTAGCAAATAGTCCGCTACAATTGGTTTTGAAACAGTGGGAAGGTTTGGGTTATTATGCAAGGGCGAGAAACCTCCATCGGGCGGCGCAAAAGGTGGTTGAGGATTATCAGGGGGTGTTTCCCGATCGATTTTCCGATGTTCTCAGTTTACCAGGGATTGGACGCACTACCGCAGGAGGAATTCTCAGCGCGGCTTTTAATCAGCCGATTTCGATTCTGGATGGTAATGTTAAGCGAGTTTTAGCGCGGTTGGTGGGGTTAAAAACACCGCCGAAAAAAGCAATTAATCAACTTTGGGAACTTTCCGATCGACTGCTCGATCGAGATCATCCTAGAGAGTATAATCAAGCATTGATGGATTTAGGTGCGACAATTTGCACTCCGAAACAACCCAGTTGTTTACTATGTCCTTGGCGCGATTTCTGTTATGCTTTCCAATCTAACTTACAAACTCAAATTCCTATGCGTGAACCTTCGACTCCCCTTCCCCATAAACAAATCGGTGTTGCTGTGATCTGGAATGATCAAGGAGAAGTTTTAATTGATCGTCGTCTCGAAGAAGGATTATTAGGCGGATTGTGGGAATTTCCAGGGGGAAAAATTGAAGCCAACGAGACAATTCCAGATTGTATTAAACGAGAAATTAAAGAGGAATTGGGGATTTCGATCGAGGTGGGAGATCATTTAATCACTCTTAATCATGCTTACACTCATTTCCGAGTGACGTTAAATGTGTATCATTGTCGTTATTTGGCGGGAGAACCGCAACCGATCGAATGTGAGGAAATCCGTTGGGTAAAACCAGAACAATTATCGCAGTTTCCGTTTCCCAAAGCAAACACTAAAATTATTGATGCAATTTTAAACCAATTTAATTCTATAGTCTGATTTGTAATTTTTTGCCCCCAACCCCCAATTCTGGCAGGGCTGTTTCATTCTCGGTGTTAAAATCGAAAGCGATCGCCTGAACCCCTTCTGGTACGTTCGATCGAACGCTTTTTCTTACTTTTTGACTTATTCATAAGAAAAAAGCCGTAAAACCCCTGTTATTCCTAACATCTGGAACAAGCAAAAAATAGAATGAAACAGCCCTGCCAATTCTGGGGGCTTCCATTCAGCAATTTTTTACAATTGATTTTTGTAAATTTTTGCCCCCAACCCCTAATTCTATAGTCTAATTTGTAAATTTTTGCCCCCAACCCCCAATTCTGGGGGCTTCCATTCAGCAATTTTTTACAATTGATTTAGGATTGCTATATATATCTTTTATGGTAATACCATTTTGAAAAACTGGCGCTACAGTATCGACTCTTTAAGCCCCCCAGACTTGGGGGTTTGGGGGCTTTAATGCAACTTGACTTTTCCAACATGGTATAACTCTCTATATTGTCTTGTCGTGCGATCGCGAGCTATGGCAAAATGGTCTAGTCTTATCCTATTTTGGACAAATTTTCTATCCCCCCTAACCCCCCTTTGAAAGGGGGGGAAGATTTGAAAGGGATGGGGAGAATTGGTGAGATTAACTAATAATCCTCTTTTAAAAAAAGGGGGGGAATAATTGGTGAGATTAACTAATAATCCTCTTTTAAAAAAAGGGGGGGAATAATGAACGAAAAGAATTGAATAATAACGCTTGACAATGATGATCCGTCAACTTCAACAAAATTTAGAAAACTTTTTACAGTTAGAAATTCTCAATAACTTAGTTGCTGAATATTTACTCGCTTTAGTTACTTTTATTATTGGCATCATTGTTATTAATTTAATTCTAAAAAAGGTAATTATTAAACGTCTCAAGAAATGGTTACTTAATTCTAAACTTAATTTTGATAATCGGTTTCTTAAAGTTGTCCAAAAAGCACTGATTCCTTTACTATATTTGGGAGTAATTTATATTAGTGTTCGCAACTTAGAATTACATCCCATTCTTAATCAGTCAATTGATGTTTTAGGCTTGATTATATCAACTTTTATCGGGATTCGTTTCGTCGGTAATACGATCGAGTATCTTTTATCGGTTTATTGGTTAAAAGGAGAAGATGACGAAACACGACAACAAAGCGTTGCTATCCTTTCCCCAGCACTAAGAATTATTATTTGGACAATTGGCTTCATTTTCTTATTAGGAAATTTAGGCTTTGATATTTCTGCTTTAGTGGCTAGTTTGGGAATTGGCGGAATTGCTATTGCTTTAGCAGCGCAAGGTGTGTTTCAAGAATTATTTAGTTATTTTTCTATTTTGCTCGATCGACCCGTTCAAATTGGAGACTTTATTATTGTCGGTGATTTAATTGGTACAGTAGAACAAATTGGCATCAAAACGACTCGTTTACGCAGTTTAAGTGGTGAAGAAATTATACTATCTAATAGCGACTTAACCAGTTCTCGGATTCGCAATTATAAACGAATGCAAGAACGGAGAATTGTCTTTAGTATTGGGGTAACTTATGAGACAACATTAGAACAATTACAAAGCATTCCTAAATCCATTCAAGATATTATTAATCAGACGGAAAAAACCCGCTTCGATCGATGCCATTTTCACTCTTACGGTGATTTTAGTCTTAACTTTGAAACGGTTTATTACATGACAACCCCCGACTATACTGCTTATATGGATGCTCAACAAAAAATCAACTTTGCGATTAAAAAGTGTTTTGAAACTAACGGCATTGAAATGGCGTATCCCACGGAAGTTTTGTATGTCAATAATCTCGACAAAACAGCAGATTAATTAACGAAAAACACCAAACCACTATAGAGGTGAAACGCAGCATCCCAAGATGTATCATAACGACGTTTCAAGTTAATATGAGAAGAAATTCGACGTAACATTTGCGGAAACTCGATCGCGCCTTCTCCAAACGGAGTAAAATCATCCCAACAATTAACATCAGGTATTTTTTCCTCTAAATAATTTAACAGCTCTAACCAATTGCGGCGTAAAGTTTCCCCTTTTTGGATGTTTTCACTCAAGGAAAAACTCTGTTGAAACTGATACTTTTGATCACAAAGTCTTAAAACCGTCGATCGTTCGGGGAGATGTAAATCGTAAAATTGAACATAATCTAATGTTCCCGATTTCCGCTTTAATTTTCGTCTCGCATCGGTTGTTACCACCTGTTCAAAAATGGGAACTCGCCCTTGGACTTTTGCCTTGACTTCTGACCAATTAAATGTTATGCTTCCTTCCTGTCCATTACTGGTGGAACAACGAGCCGTCACCTGATCCCCTTCACTCTTAAAATATTGCACCTGAAACACATTGAGGGTATCCAAAGAACTGAGAGCCGTACAGAAACAGGGAATATCAGCTTGTTGCAGGATTTTACTATAATACAATAATTCTCCCATTGCACCAACGCGAAACAGCCGCCAGCCGCGACTGGGAAGCTGTAAACGAGCATTGTAGGGATCAAGTTGAAAGGTGTTAGCGAGAGTTTGCGCGGCAGATTTTTTGTTTTCAGAAGGAATCGCAGACAAAATGAACACCGCAATCTCTTTTCCCCCAGGTTGTGCTAAAGCCTGGGTGATTTTTTCCTCCTGTTGTTGCTGTTGGGAAGTTTTAAGCTGAAGAAGCCGCTCTCGCGCTTGAGAAAGTAGTTTACGATTGCTACACTCTCTTAAGAGGGATTGATAGGTTTTTTGAGCCGTTTCTCGTTCCCCCTCCGCTTCCTTCACTCGTGCGGTATAAAAAATGAGCCAAGGGTGATCAGGGAATTGGTGTTGGTGGTTGGTGATTAGTTGCTTCGCGGTTGTATAGTCTTGTTGCTCGATCGCGCTGACAATCTCCTCAAACATGATCTCCGAATCCGATCGAATATTATTTCTTGTTAATTTTAGCGTTTTTTTGCTGTGTATTATTCCTTGCGAAGACAATTTCCGATTTTACTTTTCTTAGCCTTAACCACTGTTTTTACCATTATTGGTTTACATAGCTGTGACAATAATGACAGTAATTTAGCAGAGAAAAGCGTAAAAATTACGCCTGCTTATGTTTCTTTAGAAGAGCGTTTTCAAACCGAAATTGTCAACATTGGTTTAGAAAAACTCGGCTATAAAATTGGCAAAATGAGAGAATTAGAACCCGCATTAATGCACACTGATCTCGCGGCGGGTGGTATTGATTATACCGCAGCCCATTGGCAACAATTAGGACGTGAATTTTATCTCAATAGTGGTGGGGATGAGAAGCTAGAAAAAGTTGGAGTGATTGTTGATAACGCGGTTCAAGGTTATTTGATCGATCGAGCAACGGCGGAAAAATACGATATCACCAATTTAAAACAATTGGAAAATCCAGACATAGCAAAACTGTTTGATACCAATAACAATGGCAAAGCAAATCTTGTGGGATGTAATGCAGGATGGGGATGTGAAACCATTATTAATCATCATCTAGAAACCTACAATTTAGAAAAAATAGTTGAACATGAAAGTGGGAAATACTTTGCTTTAATGGCAGATGCGATCGCGCGGTATAAACAAAATGAACCAATTTTATATTACACTTGGACTCCCCTTTGGACAAGCAGCGTTTTAGTGCCTGAAGAAGATGTTAAATGGTTAGAAGTGCCTTATACTTCCCTCCCCGATTCTAACAGCAACCGCAGTAATCCTGATACCACTTACAAGGGAAAAAACTTAGGTTTTGTTACCGATCAAATTATGATTTTAGCTAACGAAAACTTTGCTAACTCTCATCCCACTGCTGTAGAATTTATGTCAAAGGTTAGCATCCCGATCAAAGATGTTAGCGCAGAAAATCAACTGATTCGACAAGGAGAAGATAGTGTTAATGATATTCGTCGTCATGCGGAAAAGTGGATAGAAAACCATCAACAAACCTTTCAAAAATGGTTAAATCTGTAATCTCTACATCGGGCTTACTGTTGGGAAACTGAAAGTTTTACCAAATAAGGATTTGAGGCGATTAAGTTCAGGTAAAAATGCAAGTTCATTGATGGTTCAATCGTCAAAACCTTGCATGCAAGCCTCTTGCCTTTTGCCTCTTCCCTCTTGCCTTACTAAACCAACCAATGGACTTTTTCAGCAAGCCCTACATCGTTTCCGAAACTCCAGCAACTAAACTCATTACTGTAATTGGTGCGGTAACAGCGCGTAAAATTCTCCTCCCCAATGATACCAGTTGAAATTGTGCCTTCTGTGCCTGTTTAATTTCTTCTTCTGTCCATCCGCCCTCACAGCCAGTCGCTACTACCAAAGAATCATTAATCGTCAGTTGTGAGGGTAAAATTGACGCAAATAATGGAACATTTTCCCGTGCCGTGCAAAAATAACGGTGCTGTTGTCCTTGGCAATAATCCGTCAGTGCTTCTGTGAGAGACATGGGCGACACAATGGTAGGGACGATCGATCGTTCTGATTGTTCCGCCGCTTCTTGTGCGATGCGCTGCCAACGGGTTAACTTATTAGCACTGGGTTTAAGCAAAGTGCGCTCACTCAATACTGGAACAATTGTTGTCACCCCGATTTCTGTACAACAACGGACAATTTCATCAATTCCTTGCTTGGGTAAGGAAACCAACAAGGTTACACTAACAGGGAGTTCGGTGTTAATCTCTATAGGTGCGATAACTTCTGCTTGAGTTGCTGTTAACTGTACAACCCAAGCTGTGCCTTTTCCCGTAATTGCGATCGCTCGATCTCCCACTGTCAATCGTAACACCCGCCGTAAATAATGCGCTTGATCTGCACTCAAATCAATAACATTTCCCTGTTTCTGTTCAGTTTGAATAACAAAACGTTGATGCTGCACCTCTTTTTTTAAAACCTTTTAGACTGTAATCAAATTATAGTTTCTTCACCCTCAGAGTAAACCGTTTACCCCTTAAAATTTTCCTTCCTGATCACAGATAATGAAATCAAAGTTTACTAACTTTCTTATCTTACCCACTCTCACCCTCAGTTTCGGTATTTTAGCAGCCGTTTTACTGCCAAATCGCGGTAAAATTGCCGTTTTAATTGGGAGTACAACTGGCTCAATTATTGGGGCTTATTCCCAGCATCTAAAATCAGAAGAAAACGAAGACTCTGGTATAAACTCCTCTAATCTTTCTCCTGAAAAACGATTAATTATACTGCGAGAACAAGTCACAATTTTTCAAAATCACCTCCAACAACT
This window contains:
- a CDS encoding DUF760 domain-containing protein, whose product is MMNQSQPHQNSEFFENGGEGKNHLWHYVQSLNPEVVEQLSHPHSQEVFQVMERNIVGLLGGLPSDQFNVSISTSREHLGRLLASAMMSGYFLRNAEQRMNFEKSLQAAEHSSSQSDSNESQ
- the mutY gene encoding A/G-specific adenine glycosylase: MWQGWEVETWDRSLREWYQRHGRALPWRKTTDPYAIWVSEIMLQQTQVKTVIPYYYRWLERFPDIPTLANSPLQLVLKQWEGLGYYARARNLHRAAQKVVEDYQGVFPDRFSDVLSLPGIGRTTAGGILSAAFNQPISILDGNVKRVLARLVGLKTPPKKAINQLWELSDRLLDRDHPREYNQALMDLGATICTPKQPSCLLCPWRDFCYAFQSNLQTQIPMREPSTPLPHKQIGVAVIWNDQGEVLIDRRLEEGLLGGLWEFPGGKIEANETIPDCIKREIKEELGISIEVGDHLITLNHAYTHFRVTLNVYHCRYLAGEPQPIECEEIRWVKPEQLSQFPFPKANTKIIDAILNQFNSIV
- a CDS encoding mechanosensitive ion channel family protein, which encodes MIRQLQQNLENFLQLEILNNLVAEYLLALVTFIIGIIVINLILKKVIIKRLKKWLLNSKLNFDNRFLKVVQKALIPLLYLGVIYISVRNLELHPILNQSIDVLGLIISTFIGIRFVGNTIEYLLSVYWLKGEDDETRQQSVAILSPALRIIIWTIGFIFLLGNLGFDISALVASLGIGGIAIALAAQGVFQELFSYFSILLDRPVQIGDFIIVGDLIGTVEQIGIKTTRLRSLSGEEIILSNSDLTSSRIRNYKRMQERRIVFSIGVTYETTLEQLQSIPKSIQDIINQTEKTRFDRCHFHSYGDFSLNFETVYYMTTPDYTAYMDAQQKINFAIKKCFETNGIEMAYPTEVLYVNNLDKTAD
- a CDS encoding tetratricopeptide repeat protein, yielding MSSQGIIHSKKTLKLTRNNIRSDSEIMFEEIVSAIEQQDYTTAKQLITNHQHQFPDHPWLIFYTARVKEAEGERETAQKTYQSLLRECSNRKLLSQARERLLQLKTSQQQQQEEKITQALAQPGGKEIAVFILSAIPSENKKSAAQTLANTFQLDPYNARLQLPSRGWRLFRVGAMGELLYYSKILQQADIPCFCTALSSLDTLNVFQVQYFKSEGDQVTARCSTSNGQEGSITFNWSEVKAKVQGRVPIFEQVVTTDARRKLKRKSGTLDYVQFYDLHLPERSTVLRLCDQKYQFQQSFSLSENIQKGETLRRNWLELLNYLEEKIPDVNCWDDFTPFGEGAIEFPQMLRRISSHINLKRRYDTSWDAAFHLYSGLVFFVN
- the proX gene encoding glycine betaine/L-proline ABC transporter substrate-binding protein ProX, with protein sequence MRRQFPILLFLALTTVFTIIGLHSCDNNDSNLAEKSVKITPAYVSLEERFQTEIVNIGLEKLGYKIGKMRELEPALMHTDLAAGGIDYTAAHWQQLGREFYLNSGGDEKLEKVGVIVDNAVQGYLIDRATAEKYDITNLKQLENPDIAKLFDTNNNGKANLVGCNAGWGCETIINHHLETYNLEKIVEHESGKYFALMADAIARYKQNEPILYYTWTPLWTSSVLVPEEDVKWLEVPYTSLPDSNSNRSNPDTTYKGKNLGFVTDQIMILANENFANSHPTAVEFMSKVSIPIKDVSAENQLIRQGEDSVNDIRRHAEKWIENHQQTFQKWLNL
- a CDS encoding 16S rRNA (uracil(1498)-N(3))-methyltransferase; this translates as MQHQRFVIQTEQKQGNVIDLSADQAHYLRRVLRLTVGDRAIAITGKGTAWVVQLTATQAEVIAPIEINTELPVSVTLLVSLPKQGIDEIVRCCTEIGVTTIVPVLSERTLLKPSANKLTRWQRIAQEAAEQSERSIVPTIVSPMSLTEALTDYCQGQQHRYFCTARENVPLFASILPSQLTINDSLVVATGCEGGWTEEEIKQAQKAQFQLVSLGRRILRAVTAPITVMSLVAGVSETM